From Triticum aestivum cultivar Chinese Spring chromosome 4A, IWGSC CS RefSeq v2.1, whole genome shotgun sequence, a single genomic window includes:
- the LOC123081694 gene encoding uncharacterized protein has product MRRQGRNEASPSIIHTSSIALLQERFRNLQRVKEMREGRELQRVHHSADATDRAGSPLPPAPLDLGLQPTAAGGDERPRWFLHPDLVRPSRPLHGASAYSGFGGDNGGVQASQPAAAAAAGSWGEVPRMQNSGYRGDVDVDTSLHL; this is encoded by the coding sequence ATGAGAAGGCAGGGGCGCAATGAGGCTTCCCCGTCGATCATCCACACGTCGTCCATAGCCCTCCTCCAGGAGCGGTTCAGGAACCTGCAGAGGGTCAAGGAGATGCGGGAGGGCAGGGAGCTGCAGCGGGTGCACCACTCCGCCGACGCCACCGACCGCGCCGGCTCCCCGTTGCCGCCGGCGCCTCTCGACCTTGGCCTGCAGcccacggcggccggcggcgacgagcGGCCGAGGTGGTTCTTGCACCCGGACCTGGTGCGGCCGTCCAGGCCCCTGCACGGCGCGTCCGCCTACAGCGGCTTCGGCGGCGACAACGGCGGCGTTCAGGCGTCgcagcccgcggcggcggcggcggcgggctcgtgGGGGGAGGTGCCGAGAATGCAGAATTCGGGCTATAGGGGTGATGTAGACGTGGACACCTCGCTTCATCTGTAA
- the LOC123083718 gene encoding uncharacterized protein, with protein MEQRVRLAKQWVANPSNSHELTHGLGGVLLYEDIWNVRIHFDNNDLLERKLSCSDVTYLNMVALMETQGFSIDDSLMFYMETPGEQGLELVDSNVKLQLIKRQNEESLVLNLLFRACPPAVSVPQKGFVQKQNLDITEYSEPVVFDLADPPVYAVDQQGVAYEGQSSSYIAAVGPAVLTQESRSVLNPKLKEVVEEEQVGYDGSYACSSEGSEGQYDSDMGDLRPNYNEEMHDAEDMEMEEGNRQREEEVQEQHEEETEDEESEEELEDEEQVHYEGDTEVEELFELEDDDPIVPEEEEKIYVPAKKKQKLQVRRGPTTRSHSSVLEEVQPDWKPSSDEEDDSLLKDSEDDGFEPLAFVLPQKRKSRAKKRPARVWYNEDLEQPHQQLKLHMCFKDQHQFRDALLSLHITQCRDFKYHRNSDQRIIVHCKNEHCKFCIVAAVIKGENTFVIKKMRIQHTCPSSTETSRVSAKWLAKQYEPLFRSDVSTSIHTLIDACMEKYGVDVPKAMAYRAKNLAVEAVLGDHRKQYPRLRDYAQTVMDTNPGSRVIVTTVTPKATEKIPHPGPRFHAMFYCINGAREGFLQGCRPFIGIDGCFIKLTTGAQILAATGRDGNNNIYPLAFGIVGQEDKANWCWFLHQLKICLGGEVGQYGPYTIMSDRQKGLLYAVNRVFPNSHQRFCLRHIYANFQNAGFRGEDLKKCMDNASYAYNEHKFNKAMDDLKAESVEAWQWLSAIPKKTWARHAFDTNSKTDLVVNNLSEVFNKYILDHRKKPIRTMCDGIKDKQMVRWHRNRESGREARWEITPHYSEKLEIEKERARYCKPIQAGVNLWQVTSGEQTHAVNLEVETCGCRKWDLSGIPCNHAISAINKAKRFPEDFVSKFFKKPYYLAAYEPMIYPVPGEHDWTKTPGPDIEPPAFKVKKGRRKEKRIKGKFEVPKPKSTSRMGTITCSNCGLQGHKYTTCLKQLKPELALRKNKHVPAGRNSQARGVAPTAPATTPRAASATARSPAPTTRAPTPTPKAPAPTPRAAPPATTRAPAPTPGGRTGSAAGRGGGSGAGRGAGRRAGGGRGSGRASSSAQSSAGRGANSSRPFSAPRQYGASTSSAPPPTDGTHTGWMAWFNASRGGRR; from the exons ATGGAGCAGCGGGTACGGCTGGCAAAGCAATGGGTGGCGAACCCTAGCAATAGCCATGAGCTGACCCACGGGCTCGGCGGCGTCCT TTTATATGAAGACATATGGAATGTTAGGATCCATTTTGACAATAATGATCTGTTAGAGAGGAAATTAAGCTGTTCAGATGTGACATATCTAAATATGGTTGCATTGATGGAAACCCAAGGCTTTAGTATTGATGATTCACTGATGTTTTACATGGAGACCCCAGGAGAGCAGGGCTTGGAATTGGTTGATAGTAATGTTAAACTACAGTTGATCAAGAGGCAGAATGAGGAGAGTTTGGTGCTTAATTTGCTATTTAGGGCTTGTCCACCAGCTGTCAGTGTACCACAGAAGGGTTTTGTACAGAAGCAAAATTTAGATATAACTGAATATTCTGAGCCTGTTGTTTTTGATCTTGCCGATCCTCCTGTTTATGCTGTTGATCAGCAAGGTGTTGCTTATGAAGGTCAGAGTAGCAGTTATATTGCAGCTGTAGGCCCTGCTGTTTTAACACAAGAGAGCAGGAGTGTTCTAAATCCCAAGTTAAAAGAAGTTGTGGAAGAAGAACAAGTTGGCTATGATGGCAGTTATGCATGTTCATCTGAAGGATCTGAAGGGCAGTATGATAGTGACATGGGGGATTTAAGGCCTAACTATAATGAGGAAATGCATGATGCTGAAGACATGGAGATGGAAGAGGGAAATAGACAGAGAGAGGAAGAAgtacaagagcaacatgaggaagaaacagaggatgaAGAATCAGAAGAAGAATTAGAGGATGAAGAACAAgtgcattatgagggtgacacagAGGTAGAGGAATTATTTGAGTTGGAGGATGATGACCCTATTGTTCCAGAAGAGGAGGAAAAAATATATgtgccagcaaagaagaagcagaagttgCAAGTAAGGAGGGGACCAACAACAAGGTCACATTCCAGTGTTTTAGAAGAAGTGCAACCTGATTGGAAAccatcatcagatgaagaagatgataGTTTATTGAAGGACAGTGAAGATGATGGGTTTGAGCCACTAGCATTTGTGCTACCTCAAAAAAGGAAGAGTAGGGCAAAGAAGAGGCCAGCTAGAGTATGGTACAATGAGGATTTGGAACAACCACACCAACAACTAAAACTGCATATGTGCTTCAAAGATCAACATCAATTCAGAGATGCTCTGTTGAGCTTGCACATCACTCAGTGCAGAGACTTCAAGTATCACAGGAACTCAGATCAGAGGATCATTGTGCATTGCAAGAATGAACATTGTAAGTTCTGCATTGTGGCAGCTGTTATAAAAGGGGAAAACACTTTTGTAATTAAGAAGATGAGGATACAACACACCTGCCCTAGTTCTACTGAAACAAGCAGGGTAAGTGCAAAGTGGCTTGCAAAGCAATATGAGCCACTATTCAGATCTGATGTCAGTACTAGCATACATACACTTATTGATGCCTGCATGGAAAAGTATGGTGTGGATGTGCCCAAGGCTATGGCATATAGGGCAAAAAACTTAGCTGTTGAGGCTGTGTTGGGAGATCATAGGAAGCAATACCCAAGGCTGAGAGACTATGCTCAGACTGTGATGgatacaaaccctgggagtagagtTATAGTCACCACTGTAACTCCAAAAGCCACTGAAAAAATCCCACATCCAGGACCAagattccatgccatgttttactgcatcaatggagcaagggagggattTCTACAGGGCTGTAGACCATTCATTG GTATTGATGGATGTTTTATCAAGCTGACCACTGGTGCACAAATCcttgctgccactggtagagatggcaaTAACAACATATACCCACTGGCATTTGGCATTGTTGGACAAGAGGACAAAGCAAACTGGTGCTGGTTTCTACACCAACTGAAGATTTGTCTTGGAGGAGAAGTTGGACAGTATGGTCCATATACTATAATGTCAGACAGACAGAAG GGGCTATTATATGCAGTGAATAGAGTTTTTCCTAACAGTCATCAAAGATTCTGCTTAAGACACATATATGCAAACTTCCAGAATGCTGGCTTTAGGGGGGAGGACCTTAAGAAGTGCATGGATAATGCCAGTTATGCATATAATGAACACAAATTTAATAAAGCAATGGATGATCTCAAAGCTGAGAGTGTGGAAGCTTGGCAGTGGCTTAGTGCAATACCCAAGAAAACATGGGCTaggcatgcatttgacacaaaTAGCAAGACTGACTTGGTTGTCAACAATTTGTCAGAGGTGTTTAACAAGTACATCCTAGATCATAGGAAAAAACCAATAAGAACTATGTGTGATGGCATAAAGGATAAGCAGATGGTTAGGTGGCACAGGAATAGAGAGAGTGGAAGGGAAGCTAGATGGGAGATCACACCACATTACAGTGAGAAGTTGGAGATTGAAAAGGAAAGGGCCAGGTACTGCAAACCCATTCAAGCAGGTGTTAACTTGTGGCAAGTAACTAGTGGTGAGCAAACACATGCTGTCAATTTGGAAGTTGAAACCTGTGGTTGCAGAAAGTGGGACCTCAGTGGCATCCCATGtaaccatgccatctcagcaatCAACAAGGCAAAAAGGTTTCCAGAGGACTTTGTAAGCAAATTCTTCAAGAAACCATATTATTTGGCAGCATATGAACCAATGATATATCCTGTCCCTGGTGAGCATGACTGGACAAAGACCCCAGGTCCAGACATAGAACCACCAGCATTTAAAGtgaagaaaggaagaaggaaaGAGAAGAGAATAAAGGGAAAATTTGAAGTTCCAAAGCCAAAGTCCACCTCAAGAATGGGGACAATAACTTGTAGCAATTGTGGATTACAAGGGCATAAATACACAACCTGCCTTAAACAGTTGAAACCTGAGTTGGCCTTAAGAAAGAACAAACATGTG CCTGCTGGAAGGAATTCACAAGCAAGAGGTGTTGCTCCTACAGCTCCTGCAACAACACCTAGAGCTGCTTCAGCAACAGCTAGATCTCCTGCACCAACAACTAGGGCTCCTACACCAACACCTAAagctcctgcaccaacaccaagagCTGCTCCACCTGCAACAACTAGGGCTCCTGCTCCAACACCAGGAGGAAGAACTGGAAGTGCTGCTGGTAGAGGTGGTGGAAGTGGTGCTGGTAGAGGTGCAGGAAGAAGGGCTGGTGGTGGAAGAGGATCTGGAAGAGCATCTTCTAGTGCTCAATCTTCTGCTGGGAGAGGTGCAAATTCTTCAAGGCCTTTCTCTGCCCCAAGGCAGTATGGTGCCTCAACTTCTAGTGCTCCTCCACCAACTGATGGCACACACACTGGATGGATGGCCTGGTTCAATGCTAGTAGAGGTGGCAGAAGGTGA
- the LOC123081695 gene encoding uncharacterized protein: MVFEDESSEDTSSLPYMHSTSSTDGLNQVPFSVEDPDYQGLELETMSPCEKHGKASERLVAFEGTDTGRRFLACAEPEGQNCGFVEWVDHQWPPTMQNALLKLWAMVEDSKSARVNDNLESSFTIHHLTEEKNKLEANYDKLVQDVHQLMSFQEDRVVDFRYLQDNLTYQQQCRSELVADMKAQMAKKDAEFEKLKQNYEVLLNLTRAQATVIQNLKLRHIKDKQLLSEDKMNLELKNAELTKSEEKLT; encoded by the exons atggtTTTCGAAGACGAAAGCAGTGAGGACACGTCCAGCCTGCCGTACATGCACTCGACCTCATCCACGGACGGGCTTAACCAG GTCCCTTTCAGCGTTGAAGATCCAGATTACCAGGGGCTTGAGCTGGAAACGATGTCGCCATGTGAGAAGCACGGCAAGGCATCTGAGAGGCTTGTCGCAtttgaaggaacagacacagggaGAAGGTTCCTAGCATGTGCAGAGCCG GAAGGGCAGAATTGTGGGTTTGTTGAATGGGTTGATCACCAGTGGCCCCCAACAATGCAAAATGCATTGTTGAAGCTGTGGGCCATGGTTGAAGATAGCAAGAGTGCTAGGGTGAATGATAATCTTGAAAGTTCTTTCACTATCCACCATCtgacagaagagaagaacaagctggAGGCCAACTATGACAAGTTAGTCCAAGATGTGCATCAACTTATGAGCTTCCAGGAGGACAGGGTGGTGGATTTCAGATATCTGCAGGATAACCTTACATATCAGCAGCAATGCAGAAGTGAACTGGTGGCTGATATGAAGGCACAGATGGCAAAGAAAGATGCAGAGTTTGAGAAGCTTAAGCAGAATTATGAAGTGCTACTGAACCTGACAAGAGCACAAGCAACAGTCATCCAGAACTTGAAGTTGAGGCATATTAAAGACAAGCAATTGCTTAGTGAAGATAAGATGAACTTGGAGTTGAAGAATGCAGAGCTCACAAAGTCTGAGGAGAAGCTCACCTAA